A region from the Altererythrobacter sp. H2 genome encodes:
- a CDS encoding proprotein convertase P-domain-containing protein gives MTLRLRTVMVALLRLALVVSAGLGLAPAAMAQSSFTFSQTTTGNIDGGTTCTAPLVRNFSVTNTFTVADVNIGVLATHTWRGDLQITLQSPDGTRVQLVNGDIDNIDGDNFNVLLDDAAAQVVNTDSLSGNHAITAPPYQNTFRPNNALTAFNGGPSNGTWRLEICDLFPTADDGSFRRADLILTAAPAADLSLSKSLIGTVPAGGGSVTWRLTVSNAASSALAADGVVVTDILPAGFVFGSASGTGTFNSATGVWTAGSIPVGQSRSIDITGTINASAGATITNTAEITASSAIDNDSTPGNGITTEDDFASVSFTVAGARVAGIPPTLICPAGNVLFDWDPLSWAAGSTSNSYPLSTLGSIGFALTNPGLWLNNAALGGQSPNLQTIVNGGILNQKSLVQLVDLPDRSARVVTTITLPKVMQGAQFRIYDLDFGANQFADVVTVEGRLAGANVAPTLTNGVANYVIANSAYGDAAANNDSADGTVVATFSGPIDTIIIRYGNHTLAPINPGQQAISLSDITFCHPITTLNITKASTVISDPVNGTTNPKAMPGALMEYCVTVSNTGTVSAATVIATDTLPLDTTYVAGSLRTGTNCSGATTAEDDDNTGADETDPFGASFAAGTVIGLAPDLPASQSFAFRFRATVN, from the coding sequence ATGACTCTCCGGCTCCGCACCGTAATGGTTGCCCTGCTTCGCCTGGCTCTGGTCGTATCGGCCGGCCTTGGCCTTGCGCCCGCGGCCATGGCGCAATCTTCCTTCACCTTCTCGCAGACGACGACGGGCAATATCGACGGCGGCACAACATGCACTGCCCCGCTGGTGCGGAACTTCAGCGTGACCAACACCTTTACGGTGGCCGACGTGAATATCGGCGTTCTTGCGACCCATACCTGGCGCGGGGACCTGCAGATCACCCTCCAGTCACCCGATGGCACCCGGGTACAACTGGTCAACGGCGACATCGACAACATCGACGGAGACAACTTCAACGTCCTCCTCGACGATGCGGCCGCACAGGTAGTGAACACTGACAGCCTGTCAGGGAACCACGCCATCACCGCGCCGCCTTATCAAAACACTTTTCGCCCCAACAACGCTTTGACCGCCTTTAACGGCGGACCATCCAATGGCACCTGGCGCCTGGAAATCTGCGATCTGTTTCCCACAGCCGACGACGGCTCGTTCCGCCGCGCCGACCTGATCCTGACCGCAGCGCCGGCCGCCGATCTGTCGTTGAGCAAATCGCTGATTGGAACTGTGCCGGCGGGTGGAGGCTCCGTGACCTGGCGCCTGACTGTCAGCAACGCCGCATCGTCAGCGCTCGCTGCCGATGGTGTGGTGGTGACAGATATTCTGCCTGCAGGCTTCGTGTTCGGCTCCGCCAGCGGCACCGGAACCTTCAATTCCGCAACGGGGGTGTGGACCGCCGGATCCATTCCGGTCGGCCAGTCGCGAAGCATTGATATTACCGGCACGATCAACGCGAGTGCCGGGGCGACGATCACCAACACTGCGGAGATCACTGCAAGCAGTGCCATCGATAACGACTCCACGCCGGGCAATGGGATCACCACCGAAGATGATTTTGCCTCCGTATCGTTCACGGTTGCCGGAGCCCGGGTTGCAGGGATTCCGCCAACACTGATCTGCCCGGCAGGAAACGTCCTGTTCGACTGGGATCCGTTAAGCTGGGCCGCGGGCAGCACTTCCAACAGCTATCCGCTCTCGACGCTCGGCTCGATCGGGTTCGCCCTCACCAATCCGGGGCTCTGGCTGAACAACGCCGCACTGGGCGGGCAATCGCCCAATTTGCAGACCATCGTCAACGGCGGCATTCTGAACCAGAAATCCCTGGTCCAGCTGGTCGACCTGCCAGACCGGAGCGCGCGGGTCGTGACCACGATTACCCTGCCCAAGGTTATGCAGGGTGCACAGTTTCGCATCTACGATCTGGATTTCGGCGCCAACCAGTTTGCCGATGTGGTGACCGTCGAAGGCCGGCTTGCCGGCGCCAATGTTGCGCCCACTCTCACCAACGGCGTTGCCAACTATGTCATCGCCAACTCCGCCTACGGTGATGCCGCGGCAAACAACGACTCGGCTGATGGCACGGTGGTGGCGACGTTCAGCGGTCCGATCGACACGATCATCATCCGCTATGGCAACCACACTCTCGCTCCCATCAATCCGGGACAGCAGGCAATTTCCCTGAGCGACATCACCTTCTGCCACCCTATCACCACCCTGAACATCACCAAGGCCAGCACCGTGATCTCCGATCCGGTCAACGGGACGACCAATCCGAAGGCAATGCCGGGCGCGCTGATGGAATATTGCGTGACGGTCAGCAACACCGGCACGGTCAGCGCGGCAACTGTCATCGCAACGGATACCCTGCCGCTGGATACAACCTATGTGGCAGGCAGCCTCAGGACAGGAACAAACTGCTCCGGTGCCACTACGGCAGAGGATGACGACAACACGGGGGCCGACGAAACCGATCCGTTCGGGGCATCATTTGCCGCAGGCACCGTCATCGGCCTGGCGCCGGACCTGCCAGCATCGCAGTCGTTCGCCTTCAGGTTCCGGGCGACCGTGAACTGA